CGCTTGAAGAAATAGAGAACACAACCATACAGGATGGCAGGCTGTACACTATATATGCCTACGGCCGTGCATTTGTTGCCGCCAGCGATTCAACCGCTTTTGGCGCAGGTATTTTAACCAACAGATAGTCGATTTTATTTATATTTTTACGGCAAAATTTACCGCTGTGGAAGTAATAAAAAGCATAATTGATTTTATACTGCATATTGATAAGCACCTTGCCCAAATAACGCATGATTACCAGGGCTGGACTTACCTGATACTCTTCCTGATCATTTTTGCCGAAACCGGTTTTGTTGTAACACCATTTTTGCCCGGCGACTCTTTACTGTTTGCAGCAGGCGCCTTAATAGCCGGCGAACAAACGGGTTTAAATATTTATATTTTAGCCTTACTGCTCATTGTTGCCGCGTTTGTGGGTAACACGGTAAATTATATGCTGGGTAATTATTTAGGCCCCAAGGTATTTAAGGAAAATAATAAGATTCTTAAGCTCGATTACTACCTGCAAACCAAAGCCTTTTTTGATAAGCACGGCGGTAAGGCGGTTATTTTCAGCAGGTTTTTGCCTATTATACGCACTATTGCACCCTTTGTGGCGGGCGTTGGCAGCATGCCTTTTGGCCGTTACAGTTTGTATAACATCACCGGTGGTTTTGCCTGGGTAGTCAGCTTTTTATTCCTCGGTTTCTTTTTTGGTAATATACCTGTGGTGAAAGAGAATTTTACGTTGGTAGTATTCGCTATCATACTGTTCTCAATCATCCCGCCAATTTGGGCGGCCATTAAAAGCAGGTCGAGCAAAAAGAGTGTCTAATTTTTAGTTGCTGAGGTCTTAATCAACTTATTCAAATCAGGCTGCCCGGCATCCACCCAGGCGGAAAACCAGTAGCTGGCAGCCTCATACATGGCCGACCGCATTTGCCGCTCAACCATGCCTTTTAAAAGGGAATGATAGGCTCGGCAATATTCGGGCGAGTATACCTTTACTTTTCGTTGCCCGCGTTTCTCCATCGTGTACTTTTTATCAGCAGGGAAACGTTTATTGAGCAAACGCTCTAACCGCAACACACTATCGGCTTTACCGAATGAGCGCTGGCAAATAACAAACGCCTGTGTAAGCGGGTTGTTGATGTACTTAGCCTTTTTGATAGGGTAGCGGTATCTATCAGCAAAAAGTTCAGGCAGGCGGCTCTCCCAGAGCCCGTGTATCCCATCCTGCCCGGTAAGTTGGCCGTCATGATTAAGTACTGTATGCAACGGCACGTGCGCATCGGCTACGTAGTGCGCCAGGTCGGCCGAGTTGCGCAGGATAGATGTGGTATCATGCTCCTTAAAGGCCTTAACCAGCCAGTAGTAGCGTTGCTGTATGGTCCAGGGCAGGGTGCCGTGTTTGAGCATGGTATCAC
This genomic interval from Mucilaginibacter defluvii contains the following:
- a CDS encoding DedA family protein — its product is MEVIKSIIDFILHIDKHLAQITHDYQGWTYLILFLIIFAETGFVVTPFLPGDSLLFAAGALIAGEQTGLNIYILALLLIVAAFVGNTVNYMLGNYLGPKVFKENNKILKLDYYLQTKAFFDKHGGKAVIFSRFLPIIRTIAPFVAGVGSMPFGRYSLYNITGGFAWVVSFLFLGFFFGNIPVVKENFTLVVFAIILFSIIPPIWAAIKSRSSKKSV
- a CDS encoding zinc dependent phospholipase C family protein, whose product is MKKATLSAVALLSLFILSSWGYNAHHRINRMAVYALPKGMFAFYKANIDFITEHAITADKRRYVDSAEIPRHFFNADRYGKAPFKTIPRKWKDFNKRYTRDTMLKHGTLPWTIQQRYYWLVKAFKEHDTTSILRNSADLAHYVADAHVPLHTVLNHDGQLTGQDGIHGLWESRLPELFADRYRYPIKKAKYINNPLTQAFVICQRSFGKADSVLRLERLLNKRFPADKKYTMEKRGQRKVKVYSPEYCRAYHSLLKGMVERQMRSAMYEAASYWFSAWVDAGQPDLNKLIKTSATKN